Part of the Trueperaceae bacterium genome is shown below.
GCCCCGCGAAGGGAAGGGTGGTGGGGTCGGATGCTGACGGCGGGGACTAACGGCATCGTCGGCAGGGTGTTCGGCGAGCACGACGAGGCCACCCTGGCGCAGTTGCGGGACGTGGCGTCGCGCGCGGTGCGCGTGGCGTTGATGGCCGACGGGCACCTCGGTTACGTGATGCCCATCGGCGGCGTGGCCGCCTACCGCGAGCAGGTGAGCGTGGTGGGCGTGGGTTTCGACATCGCCTGCGGCAACGCCGCCATCCTGACAGACCTCACGCTCGATAGCGGCGTGGACCTGCCGGGGCTCGCCGACGCCGTCGCGGGCCTGCTCTCGTTCGGGGTCGGCGGCACCAACCTCCTCCCGGACGCCCCCTCCGATCACCCGCTGTTCCGTTCCCCCGCCTGGGAGCACGTGCCGCGCGAGCACCGCGACAAGCTGCGGGACCGCGCCAGGGCGCAGCTCGGGAGCATAGGCTCCGGCAACCACTACGTAGACGTCTTCAGCGATGAGCTCGGGCGCCTCTGGGTGGGTGTGCACTTCGGCTCGCGCGGCCTCGGGCACGCGATCGCGAGCGGCTTCATGGCGCTGGCGCAGGGGCAGCGCTGGGGCGACCGCACGCGCGAGGTGGAGGCGCTCCTCGACCTCAACTCGGAGCTCGGCCGCCAGTACTGGGAGCTCATGAGCCTGGCGGGCACGTACGCCTACGCCGGCCGCGAGTGGGTGGCGCGCAAGGTCGTGGAGCTGATGGGCGGCCGCGAGCTCGACCTGGTGCACAACCACCACAACTTCGCCTGGCGCGAGGAGCACTTCGGCGAGGAGCTGATCGTGGTGCGCAAGGGCGCCACCCCCGCCTTCCCCGGCCAACGCGGCTTCGTGGGCGGCTCCATGGGCGACGACTCCGTCATCCTCCAGGGTTCGCACGCCGGCAGCGAGGACCAGCAGGCCGCGCTCTTCTCCACCGTGCACGGCGCCGGGCGCGTCATGAGCCGCACCGAGGCCGCGGGCAGACGCCGCGGACGGCGCGGCCAACGCTCACGCGGCAGCGTCTCGGCGGAGATGCTGCGCGCCTGGGTCGAGGAGAAGGGCGTGATCCTGCGTGGCGGCGGCCGCGACGAGGCGCCGCAGGTGTACCGCAGGCTGGGCGACGTGATAGCGGCACAGGGCGACACCATCGAGGTGCTGCACACGCTGCGGCCGCTGGTGGTGGTCATGGATCCGGCCGGGCCGCGTTAGGTGCGGGGCTAGAGCCGCCTCACCGCCGGTTCGGCTCGGTAGTCAGGCGAGCGGGTTGACCCACCTCACCTCTCGGAACCGCGCGAAATCGGAGTCGTTGGAGACGATGGCGAGCCCATGCTCGATGCACAGGGCGGCGAGGACGGCGTCACTGACCAGGGGGCCGTGA
Proteins encoded:
- a CDS encoding RtcB family protein; the encoded protein is MLTAGTNGIVGRVFGEHDEATLAQLRDVASRAVRVALMADGHLGYVMPIGGVAAYREQVSVVGVGFDIACGNAAILTDLTLDSGVDLPGLADAVAGLLSFGVGGTNLLPDAPSDHPLFRSPAWEHVPREHRDKLRDRARAQLGSIGSGNHYVDVFSDELGRLWVGVHFGSRGLGHAIASGFMALAQGQRWGDRTREVEALLDLNSELGRQYWELMSLAGTYAYAGREWVARKVVELMGGRELDLVHNHHNFAWREEHFGEELIVVRKGATPAFPGQRGFVGGSMGDDSVILQGSHAGSEDQQAALFSTVHGAGRVMSRTEAAGRRRGRRGQRSRGSVSAEMLRAWVEEKGVILRGGGRDEAPQVYRRLGDVIAAQGDTIEVLHTLRPLVVVMDPAGPR